A region from the Eublepharis macularius isolate TG4126 chromosome 13, MPM_Emac_v1.0, whole genome shotgun sequence genome encodes:
- the SMARCB1 gene encoding SWI/SNF-related matrix-associated actin-dependent regulator of chromatin subfamily B member 1, producing the protein MMMMALSKTFGQKPVKFQLEEDGEFFMIGSEVGNYLRMFRGSLYKRYPSLWRRLATVEERKKIVASSHESQRSHSPRRYHGYTTLATSVTLLKASEVEEILDGNDEKYKAVSISTEPPTYLREQKAKRNSQWVPTLPNSSHHLDAVPCSTTINRNRMGRDKKRTFPLCFDDHDPAVIHENASQPEVLVPIRLDMEIDGQKLRDAFTWNMNEKLMTPEMFSEILCDDLDLNPLTFVPAIASAIRQQIESYPTDSILEDQSDQRVIIKLNIHVGNISLVDQFEWDMSEKENSPEKFALKLCSELGLGGEFVTTIAYSIRGQLSWHQKTYAFSENPLPTVEIAIRNTGDADQWCPLLETLTDAEMEKKIRDQDRNTRRMRRLANTAPAW; encoded by the exons ATGATGATGATGGCGTTGAGTAAAACCTTCGGGCAGAAGCCCGTCAAGTTCCAGCTGGAGGAGGACGGCGAGTTCTTCATGATCGGTTCCGAG GTTGGCAACTATTTGCGTATGTTTCGTGGTTCCTTATACAAGAGATACCCCTCACTCTGGAGGCGACTGGCCacagtggaggagaggaagaaaattgttGCATCTTCACATG AATCTCAGCGGAGTCACAGTCCCAGAAGAT ATCATGGTTATACAACACTAGCCACGAGTGTGACCCTTTTGAAAGCTTCTGAGGTAGAAGAGATCTTGGATGGAAACGATGAGAAATACAAGGCAGTATCAATCAGCACTGAGCCCCCCACATACCTCAG AGAACAGAAGGCAAAAAGGAACAGCCAATGGGTTCCAACCCTTCCAAACAGCTCCCACCATCTTGATGCCGTACCATGCTCAACCACTATTAACAGGAACCGGATGGGTAGGGACAAGAAGAGAACATTTCCACTCTG CTTTGATGACCACGACCCAGCTGTAATCCATGAGAACGCCTCTCAGCCAGAGGTGCTGGTTCCAATTCGACTGGACATGGAAATAGATGGACAAAAACTGAGGGATGCTTTTACATGGAACATGAATG AAAAACTAATGACTCCAGAAATGTTTTCGGAAATTCTCTGTGATGACCTGGATTTGAATCCCCTGACCTTTGTTCCCGCAATTGCATCAGCAATCCGACAGCAGATTGAATCTTACCCTACAGACAGTATCCTGGAGGACCAATCAGATCAGCGTGTCATTATTAAG CTCAACATACATGTGGGGAACATCTCCCTGGTGGACCAATTCGAGTGGGATATGTCGGAGAAAGAGAATTCCCCAGAGAAGTTTGCACTGAAGCTGTGCTCAGAGCTTGGGCTGGGTGGTGAGTTTGTCACCACTATTGCTTACAGCATCCGGGGACAGCTGAGCTGGCATCAGAAGACGTATGCATTCAG TGAGAACCCTCTACCAACAGTGGAGATTGCCATTCGTAACACTGGAGATGCTGACCAATGGTGCCCTCTACTTGAAACCCTGACAGATGCAGAGATGGAGAAGAAAATCCGTGACCAGGACAGAAACACAAG GCGTATGAGGCGTTTGGCCAACACTGCTCCCGCCTGGTAA